A genomic window from Terrisporobacter glycolicus ATCC 14880 = DSM 1288 includes:
- a CDS encoding Fe-S-containing hydro-lyase: MIELKAPFKNEDIEKLVCGDVVKISGVIYTGRDAAHKRMINSIHNKEELPFDVNGAGIYYVGPSPSKEGQIIGSAGPTTSYRMDDLTVPLLELGLKVMIGKGKRREEVVSSMIKNKAVYLAAIGGAGAYISHAIKKCEVIAYEDLGPEAVRRLEVEGLQLIVAIDSYGNNIYEKGRAMFAKESE, translated from the coding sequence ATGATAGAGTTAAAAGCACCTTTTAAAAATGAAGATATAGAGAAATTAGTTTGTGGAGATGTTGTTAAAATTAGTGGTGTAATTTATACTGGAAGAGATGCAGCTCACAAAAGAATGATAAACTCAATACATAATAAAGAAGAGCTACCATTTGATGTAAATGGAGCAGGAATTTACTATGTGGGGCCATCACCTAGTAAAGAGGGGCAAATAATTGGCTCAGCTGGACCAACTACAAGTTATAGAATGGATGACTTAACAGTACCTTTATTAGAGTTGGGCCTAAAAGTTATGATTGGTAAAGGAAAAAGAAGAGAAGAAGTAGTAAGTTCTATGATAAAAAATAAAGCTGTGTATTTGGCAGCTATTGGTGGAGCAGGAGCATATATTTCTCATGCTATTAAAAAATGTGAAGTAATAGCTTATGAAGATTTAGGACCAGAAGCAGTTAGAAGATTAGAGGTTGAAGGCTTACAGTTAATTGTTGCTATAGACTCTTATGGTAACAATATATATGAAAAAGGAAGAGCAATGTTTGCAAAAGAATCAGAATAA
- a CDS encoding NAD(P)-dependent malic enzyme, producing MSNKNFAQLALEMHENHGGKVSIQSKVEVKCKDDLSTAYTPGVAEPCLKIKENPEDVYKYTCKSNMVAVVSDGTAVLGLGNIGAAASIPVMEGKSILFKEFGNVDAFPICINTIDIDDIVKTVKLLEPVFGGINLEDINSPRCIEIENRLKEELDIPVFHDDQHGTAIIVSAGILNAVKLSGKKIEDLEIVINGAGSAGMAIAKMLLNLNVKNVVLCDINGAIHKDSADINWAQKEMVKVTNKYGEKGSLVDIIKDKDVFIGVSAPKMVTKEMVETMADKPIVFAMANPTPEIFPDEAKAGGAFIVGTGRSDFPNQVNNVLAFPGIFRGALDVRAREINEEMKVAAAYAIANVVSDEELTPDYVLPDAFNKNVVENVAKAVREAAIKTGVARI from the coding sequence ATGAGTAATAAGAATTTTGCACAATTAGCATTAGAAATGCACGAAAATCACGGAGGAAAGGTTAGCATACAGAGTAAGGTTGAAGTAAAATGCAAAGATGATTTATCTACTGCATATACTCCTGGTGTTGCAGAGCCTTGTTTAAAAATAAAAGAAAATCCAGAAGATGTCTATAAATATACTTGTAAAAGTAATATGGTGGCAGTGGTTAGTGATGGAACTGCAGTTTTAGGTCTTGGAAATATAGGTGCTGCTGCTTCGATTCCTGTAATGGAAGGAAAATCAATATTATTTAAAGAATTTGGCAACGTAGATGCTTTTCCAATATGTATAAACACTATTGATATTGATGATATAGTAAAAACAGTTAAATTATTAGAACCTGTATTTGGTGGAATTAACTTAGAAGATATAAATTCACCTAGATGTATAGAAATAGAAAATAGATTGAAAGAAGAATTAGATATTCCGGTATTCCATGATGATCAACATGGTACAGCAATAATTGTTTCTGCAGGAATATTAAATGCAGTTAAATTATCAGGAAAGAAAATTGAGGACTTGGAAATAGTTATAAATGGTGCAGGATCAGCAGGTATGGCCATAGCTAAAATGTTACTTAACTTAAATGTTAAAAATGTAGTTTTATGTGATATTAATGGTGCAATACATAAAGATTCTGCGGATATAAATTGGGCACAAAAAGAAATGGTGAAAGTGACTAATAAATATGGTGAAAAAGGAAGTTTAGTAGATATCATAAAAGATAAAGATGTATTTATAGGGGTATCTGCGCCTAAGATGGTCACAAAAGAAATGGTTGAAACTATGGCAGATAAACCAATAGTATTTGCTATGGCAAACCCAACTCCAGAAATATTCCCTGATGAAGCTAAAGCAGGAGGCGCATTTATAGTGGGTACTGGTCGTTCAGACTTCCCTAACCAAGTTAACAATGTTCTTGCTTTCCCTGGAATTTTCAGAGGAGCATTAGATGTTAGAGCAAGAGAAATAAATGAAGAAATGAAGGTTGCAGCAGCTTATGCCATAGCAAATGTAGTTAGTGACGAAGAATTAACTCCAGATTATGTACTTCCAGATGCTTTCAATAAAAATGTAGTAGAAAATGTGGCAAAAGCAGTAAGAGAAGCTGCTATAAAAACTGGTGTTGCAAGAATATAA
- the thiS gene encoding sulfur carrier protein ThiS has protein sequence MKVNGKVVEFQNNKTVLDLLNDYNLNKDRVVVEINLEILENEQYENYVLKEHDVIEIISFIGGG, from the coding sequence ATGAAGGTAAATGGAAAAGTAGTAGAATTCCAAAATAATAAAACTGTATTAGATTTATTAAATGATTACAACTTAAACAAAGATAGAGTTGTTGTAGAGATAAACTTAGAAATATTAGAAAATGAGCAATATGAAAATTATGTATTAAAAGAGCATGATGTAATAGAAATTATTAGCTTTATTGGTGGTGGTTGA
- the thiF gene encoding sulfur carrier protein ThiS adenylyltransferase ThiF, which produces MVDLKIFVNEIEREVENDISVFKIKDIFNKFSDVVVLNGFPTKKNEILKENDRVTLIEKGKKPSMNELENLMIARHTPKVHEKLKGGKIAILGIGGLGSNIAISLARIGVGKLILVDYDVVEPSNLNRQQYFIDDIGKYKTKAMKEHLDKINPFIEVEIHNSYITKENMNFLYEVDIIIEALDDPNCKAEISNFVLLHMREKYLIASSGMAGYYDSNIIVTKKIREKFYICGDFVHEAKEGEGLMAPRVAICANHMANLASKILIDYI; this is translated from the coding sequence GTGGTTGATTTGAAAATATTTGTTAATGAAATAGAAAGAGAAGTTGAAAATGATATAAGTGTTTTTAAAATTAAAGATATTTTTAATAAGTTTAGTGATGTTGTAGTTTTAAATGGATTTCCTACTAAAAAAAATGAAATATTAAAAGAAAATGATAGAGTAACTTTAATAGAAAAAGGAAAGAAACCATCTATGAATGAACTAGAAAATCTTATGATTGCAAGGCATACACCAAAAGTACATGAAAAATTAAAAGGAGGAAAGATAGCTATTTTGGGCATTGGTGGTCTAGGTTCTAATATAGCTATCTCTCTAGCTAGAATAGGTGTAGGTAAGTTGATTTTGGTTGATTATGATGTTGTAGAACCTTCCAATTTAAATAGACAACAATATTTTATTGATGATATTGGAAAATACAAAACAAAAGCAATGAAAGAACATTTAGATAAAATTAATCCTTTCATAGAGGTTGAAATACATAATTCTTATATTACTAAAGAAAATATGAATTTTTTATATGAAGTAGATATAATAATTGAAGCTTTAGATGATCCAAATTGTAAAGCTGAAATAAGTAATTTTGTTTTGCTTCATATGAGAGAAAAATATTTAATAGCATCTTCTGGCATGGCAGGATATTATGACTCAAATATTATTGTGACAAAGAAAATAAGAGAAAAATTTTATATATGTGGTGATTTTGTACATGAAGCAAAAGAAGGTGAGGGGTTAATGGCACCTCGTGTGGCAATCTGTGCAAATCATATGGCTAATTTAGCAAGTAAAATACTTATAGATTATATTTAG
- a CDS encoding thiazole synthase, with the protein MDKLILGGHEFDSRLLIGTGKYGSNEILPKVIEESGSEIITMALRRVDLDNSNENILTYVPKNMTILPNTSGATTAEEAVRIARISRKMGCGNFIKIEVISDTRYLLPDNEETIKATKILADEGFVVLPYMSPDLYAGRRLIEAGAAAVMPLGAPIGSNRGLKMKEMIRIMIEELDIPIIVDAGIGKPSQAMEAMEMGAAAVLVNTAISSAGDPIAMGKAFKMAVEGGRVAFIAKTGSVSEFANASSPLTGFLGNL; encoded by the coding sequence ATGGATAAATTAATATTAGGTGGACATGAGTTTGATAGTAGACTTTTAATTGGGACAGGAAAATATGGGTCTAATGAAATACTTCCAAAAGTAATAGAAGAAAGTGGTAGTGAAATAATAACTATGGCACTAAGAAGAGTTGATTTAGATAACTCTAATGAAAATATTCTTACATATGTACCTAAAAATATGACAATCCTTCCAAACACATCAGGAGCAACAACGGCCGAAGAAGCTGTAAGAATAGCAAGAATATCTCGTAAAATGGGATGTGGAAATTTTATAAAAATAGAAGTAATTTCAGATACTAGATACTTATTACCAGATAATGAAGAAACAATAAAAGCAACTAAAATTCTTGCAGATGAAGGATTTGTAGTACTTCCTTATATGAGTCCAGATTTATATGCAGGAAGAAGATTAATAGAAGCAGGCGCTGCTGCAGTTATGCCACTAGGTGCACCGATTGGTTCAAATAGAGGTCTTAAAATGAAAGAGATGATAAGAATAATGATAGAAGAACTGGATATTCCAATTATTGTTGATGCAGGTATAGGAAAGCCTTCACAAGCTATGGAGGCAATGGAAATGGGAGCTGCAGCAGTTTTAGTAAATACAGCAATATCATCAGCTGGTGATCCTATAGCTATGGGAAAAGCATTTAAAATGGCAGTAGAGGGTGGTCGTGTAGCATTTATTGCAAAAACTGGATCTGTATCAGAATTTGCAAATGCATCTTCTCCTCTTACTGGTTTTTTAGGGAACTTATAG
- the thiH gene encoding 2-iminoacetate synthase ThiH, which translates to MSFYEVIEEYKDFDFDGYFEKVSDNDVLRSLSKDKLNHKDLLNLLSPTAKKHLEVMAQKASKLALQYCGKTATLYTPIYIANYCENHCVYCGYNCHSGIKRKKLSLEEIEKEGNCVAAKGFKHIIVLTGESETKSSIEYIGDAVGILSKKFPSIAIEVYPMNVEGYTHLVYKGADSLTIYQETYDEEVYKKVHIKGPKADYRYRLDAPERGAIAGMRSLSIGALLGLSDFRKDAFFSILHGEYLKTKYPHIELSYSAPRIRPFKGSFEDVLEVDDATEFQILTIMRLFDPHAALNVSSRETLDMRKHLMPLGVTKLSAAVSTDVGGHSQGEENTAQFKTNDDNSIEEVASMLKSIGYQYVFKDWVRF; encoded by the coding sequence ATGAGTTTTTATGAGGTAATAGAAGAATATAAAGATTTTGATTTTGATGGATATTTTGAGAAAGTAAGTGATAATGATGTACTAAGAAGTTTATCAAAGGATAAGCTAAATCACAAAGATTTACTTAATTTACTTTCGCCTACAGCAAAAAAGCATTTAGAAGTAATGGCTCAAAAGGCTAGTAAGTTAGCATTACAATATTGTGGTAAAACTGCAACTTTATATACTCCTATTTATATTGCAAACTACTGTGAAAATCACTGTGTTTATTGTGGTTATAATTGTCATAGTGGAATAAAGAGAAAAAAATTATCTTTAGAAGAAATAGAAAAAGAAGGAAACTGTGTTGCTGCTAAAGGTTTTAAACATATTATTGTCTTAACTGGAGAAAGTGAAACAAAATCAAGCATTGAATATATAGGTGATGCTGTGGGAATTTTATCTAAAAAATTTCCATCAATAGCTATAGAAGTTTATCCTATGAACGTTGAAGGATATACACACTTAGTTTATAAAGGTGCAGATTCACTAACTATATATCAAGAAACTTATGATGAGGAAGTTTATAAAAAAGTACATATAAAAGGTCCTAAAGCTGACTATAGATATAGATTAGATGCACCAGAAAGAGGGGCTATTGCTGGTATGAGGTCTTTATCCATAGGAGCATTACTTGGTCTTAGTGATTTTAGAAAAGACGCATTTTTCTCGATTTTACATGGAGAGTATTTAAAAACAAAATATCCACATATAGAACTATCATATTCTGCTCCTAGAATAAGACCATTTAAAGGAAGTTTTGAAGATGTTTTAGAGGTGGACGATGCTACAGAGTTTCAAATTTTAACTATTATGAGATTGTTCGATCCTCATGCAGCATTAAATGTATCGAGCAGAGAAACTTTAGACATGAGAAAGCATTTAATGCCCCTTGGCGTTACAAAATTAAGTGCAGCAGTATCAACAGATGTTGGCGGACATTCTCAAGGAGAAGAAAATACAGCTCAGTTTAAAACTAATGATGACAATAGTATAGAAGAAGTAGCTAGTATGTTGAAATCAATTGGATATCAATATGTATTTAAAGATTGGGTGAGATTTTAA